In Glycine soja cultivar W05 unplaced genomic scaffold, ASM419377v2 tig00106000_1_pilon, whole genome shotgun sequence, a single genomic region encodes these proteins:
- the LOC114404721 gene encoding uncharacterized protein LOC114404721, which produces MSREFDMTDMGLMSYYLGMEVKQTENGIFVSQERYTKEVLKKFNMLDCNPVNTPMEGGLKLSKFDEGEKVDSTIFKSLVGSLRYLTNTRPDILYAVGVVCRFMEAPTSPHLKAAKRILRYLKGTIDFGLFYSPSNNYKLVGFCDSDFAGDVDDRKSTTGFVFFMGDCVFTWSSKKQGIVTLSTCEAEYVAATSCTCHAIWLRRLLEELQLLQKESTKIYVDNRSAQELAKNPVFHERSKHIDTRYHFIRECIAKKEVELTHVKTQDQVADIFTKPVKFEDFRRLRARLGMICSMVELTVQQVEKLREMSPLYEFVKEGINIKDIQWAQH; this is translated from the exons ATGTCTCGTGAATTTGATATGACAGATATGGGACTCATGTCATATTACTTGGGAATGGAAGTGAAGCAAACGGAGAATGGTATCTTTGTCTCACAAGAAAGGTACACAAAAGAAGTgttgaagaaatttaatatgCTTGATTGCAATCCTGTGAACACACCTATGGAAGGTGGCTTGAAGTTATCAAAGTTTGATGAAGGAGAGAAGGTAGACTCCACGATCTTCAAGAGTCTTGTGGGGAGTTTAAGGTATCTAACCAATACAAGGCCCGATATTCTATATGCGGTGGGAGTTGTGTGTCGCTTTATGGAGGCTCCTACCTCTCCTCATCTAAAAGCCGCAAAAAGAATTCTTCGTTACTTGAAAGGTacaattgattttggattgttTTATTCTCCCTCCAATAACTATAAGCTTGTGGGATTTTGTGATAGTGATTTTGCCGGAGATGttgatgatagaaaaagtactaccggatttgtattttttatgggtGATTGTGTTTTTACATGGAGTTCTAAGAAGCAAGGCATTGTGACACTTTCTACTTGTGAAGCCGAGTATGTAGCTGCAACTTCTTGCACATGTCATGCCATTTGGCTAAGAAGATTGTTGGAGGAACTTCAGTTGTTACAAAAGGAAAGCACAAAGATCTATGTTGATAATAGATCTGCACAAGAGCTTGCCAAGAATCCGGTGTTCCATGAACGAAGTAAGCATATAGATACAAGGTATCATTTCATTAGAGAGTGCATTGCCAAGAAAGAAGTAGAATTGACTCATGTGAAAACTCAAGATCAAGTTGCGGATATTTTCACCAAGCCTGTCAAATTTGAAGATTTTCGAAGATTGCGAGCAAGACTTGGT ATGATTTGCTCCATGGTTGAACTCACTGTTCAACAGGTGGAGAAGTTGAGGGAAATGAGTCCACTTTATGAATTTGTCAAGGAAGGTATCAACATCAAGGACATTCAATGGGCACAGCACTGA